A stretch of Brachyhypopomus gauderio isolate BG-103 unplaced genomic scaffold, BGAUD_0.2 sc104, whole genome shotgun sequence DNA encodes these proteins:
- the kidins220b gene encoding kinase D-interacting substrate of 220 kDa B codes for MDTTTSIKMTTIAIQNLFSYVEEENLAALKSHLEKFKEVDGRNDNGQTPLMLAAEQGSLEIVQELIRRGANVNLDDVDCWSALISAAKEGHVEVVKELLEGSAYVEHRDMGGWTALMWAAYKGRVEVTTVLLENGANPNTTGQQYSVYPIIWAAGRGHAEIVKLLLNHGAKVNCSDKYGTTPLIWAARKGHYDCVMHLLEKGADVDQEGANSMTALIVAVRGGYTEVVKELLKRNPNVNMTDKDGNTALMIAAKEGYTEIVQDLLDAGTYVNIPDRSGDTVLIGAVRGGHVEIVRALLHKYADIDIRGQDSKTALYWAVEKGNATMVRDILQCNPDTENTTKDSETPLIKATKMRNIDIVELLLDKGAKVSAVDKKGDTPLHIAIRGRSRRLAELLLRNPKDGRLLYKPNKAGETPYNIDCSHQKSILTQIFGARHLSPTESDGDMLGYDLYSSALADILSEPTMQPPICVGLYAQWGSGKSFLLKKLEDEMKTFAGQQIEPLFQFSWLVVFLSVLLCGSVALLLGFTVDPRLAIAVSLSLLALLYLFFVVVYFGSRREGESWNWAWVLSTRLARHMGYLELLLKLMFVNPPELPEQTTRALPVRFLFTDYNRLSSVGGETSMAEMIATLSDACEREFGFLASRLFRVFKTEDTQGKKKWKKTCCIPSFVIFLFILSCLITGMALLAAFKVDNRNQTLDAVLIAMASVVGLALLLNCRTWWQVLDSVLNSQRKRLHGAANRMHKLKSEGFMKVLKSEVELMAKMAKTIDSFTQNQTRLVVIIDGLDSCEQDKVLQMLDTVRVLFSKGPFISVFASDPHIIIKAINQNLNSVLRDSNINGHDYMRNIVHLPVFLNSRGLSSAKKMCAPAPANGDAGNPEGWHEELDRKLSQHSLGELSKLGSKTTLNRRDTYRRRQMQRSVTRQMSFDLTKLLVTEDWFSDISPQTMRRLLNIVSVTGRLLRANQITFNWDRLASWINLTEQWPYRTSWLILHLEETDGIPEQASLKTIYERISKNIPTTKDVEPLLEIDGDVRSFEVFLSSRTPVLAARDIRTFLPCTVNLDPKLREIIADVRAAREQMNVGGVTYPTLPLQDSAPRPTSIYSQQSSACSPTASYNGPYNPTGVSPQPHSAYYSGMAGPQHPFYNRPYFPHHVYLLPRQYAGSSAHVHAHLPAHLPAPPRPLIKAACPREPSAATFKVAPLKKKKGAASVMSGTPSVLLSSMNTDMVCERVKAIEGIDQGMLAQYTATIKKANVNGRVLSQCNLDELKKEMTMNFGDWQLFRASVMDMRHMESQVLHEEAPSEQGSVMVGHSEPGRHRGAPGHSGPANADTSPMYNFNLSFEELSTVGLDEPHRQANPPWMGTTHRTPSMSSLNSQESSNDICKLTDKQQAEYRNAYQEYIASMAGMEAAGGGADKPVQPHPGQFMHSGSEDKNKDGGDQDGRKSFSKRGGGKPAPDATDYASAEGATLDPISEEDEKVDHSSSKTLLRRKTSGEKAGLFQNADLKLKAAGSLRYQKLTSDDEESEESDNGPLLKDTKKAEPRLVEGEDRALAKGKEYLSDSMLDKKDSSDSGVRSNESSPNHSLQDEEADLSQSERTNLIELDEENLARKRGLPSSLSGLQDPAVARMSICSEDQCSLLASSPEESWPSSRSYNLNRTPSNNTLNNNTNALQANRPRQPADGSTAPSNTAGGEVIVPPASGTNASTAQNENVRVVHLKRGPNPGDPPEICAVTSDTVTFGEERESIL; via the exons GACTGCTGGTCGGCTTTGATCTCGGCGGCGAAGGAGGGgcatgtggaggtggtgaaggaGCTGCTGGAGGGCAGCGCCTACGTGGAGCACCGAGACATG GGGGGCTGGACCGCTCTTATGTGGGCTGCGTACAAAGGTCGGGTGGAGGTCACGACGGTGCTCCTGGAGAATGGTGCCAACCCCAACACAACAGGACAG CAGTACAGCGTATACCCCATCATCTGGGCCGCCGGCAGAGGTCACGCAGAAATCGTGAAGCTCCTGTTGAACCATGGAGCCAAGGTCAACTGCTCTGATAAG TACGGCACCACTCCCCTGATCTGGGCGGCCAGGAAGGGCCACTACGACTGCGTGATGCACCTGCTGGAGAAAGGTGCCGATGTCGACCAGGAGGGGGCG AACTCCATGACGGCTCTGATCGTGGCCGTGAGGGGGGGCTACACCGAGGTGGTGAAGGAGCTGCTGAAGAGGAACCCCAACGTGAACATGACCGATAAAGACGGCAACACGGCCCTCATGATCGCGGCCAAGGAGGGATACACGGAGATAGTGCAGGACCTGCTGGACGCAGGCACCTACGTCAACATCCCAGACAGG AGTGGCGATACAGTGCTGATTGGAGCTGTGAGGGGTGGCCATGTTGAAATCGTGAGAGCCCTGCTGCATAAGTACGCTGACATCGACATCAGAGGACAG GACAGTAAGACGGCTCTTTACTGGGCTGTGGAGAAGGGTAATGCTACCATGGTGAGAGACATCCTGCAGTGTAACCCTGACACGGAGAACACCACCAAG gattcTGAGACTCCGCTGATCAAGGCCACCAAGATGAGAAACATAGACATAGTGGAACTACTCTTGGATAAAGGGGCAAAAGTATCTGCTGTGGATAAG AAAGGGGACACGCCCCTCCACATCGCCATACGTGGGCGGAGCCGCAGGCTGGCTGAGCTCCTCCTCCGCAACCCAAAAGATGGCCGCCTGCTCTACAAACCCAATAAGGCTGGAGAGACGCCATACAACATCGACTGCAGTCACCAGAAAAGCATCCTCACTCAGATCTTCGGAGCCC GACACCTGTCCCCCACCGAGTCGGACGGGGACATGCTGGGCTACGACCTCTACAGCAGCGCCCTGGCCGACATCCTGAGCGAACCCACCATGCAGCCGCCCATCTGCGTGGGCCTCTACGCCCAGTGGGGCAGCGGCAAGTCCTTCCTGCTCAAGAAACTGGAGG ACGAGATGAAGACGTTCGCCGGGCAGCAGATCGAGCCGCTCTTCCAGTTCTCTTGGCTGGTGGTTTTCCTGTCCGTCCTGCTGTGTGGCTCCGTGGCCCTGCTGCTGGGCTTCACTGTGGACCCCAGACTGGCCATCGCCGTCTCTCTCAGCCTGCTGGCCCTGCTCTACCTGTTCTTTG TGGTTGTGTACTTTGGGAGCAGGCGTGAGGGCGAAAGCTGGAACTGGGCCTGGGTTCTCAGCACCCGCCTGGCCCGTCACATGGGCTACCTGGAGCTGCTGCTCAAGCTCATGTTTGTTAACCCGCCTGAGCTGCCGGAGCAGACCACACGAGCTCTGCCTGTCAG GTTCCTGTTCACAGACTATAACAGGCTGTCCAGCGTGGGTGGAGAGACCTCCATGGCTGAGATGATCGCCACGCTCTCCGATGCCTGTGAGAGGGAGTTCGGCTTCTTGGCCTCCAGACTCTTCAGGGTCTTCAAGACAGAAGACACTCAAG GCAAGAAAAAATGGAAGAAGACGTGCTGCATCCCGTCCTTCgtcatcttcctcttcatcctcaGCTGCCTGATCACGGGCATGGCCCTGCTGGCAGCCTTCAAGGTGGACAATCGGAACCAGACGCTGGACGCCGTGCTGATCGCCATGGCCAGCGTGGTGGGCCTGGCCCTGCTTCTCAACTGCCGCACGTGGTGGCAGGTTCTGGACTCGGTGCTGAACTCTCAGAGGAAGAGGCTCCACGGCGCCGCCAACAGGATGCACAAACTCAAGAGCGAAGGCTTCATGAAG GTGCTGAAGAGCGAGGTGGAGCTCATGGCGAAGATGGCGAAGACCATCGACAGCTTCACCCAAAACCAGACGCGCTTAGTTGTCATAATCGACGGCTTGGACTCCTGCGAACAGGACAAGGTTCTGCAGATGCTGGATACG GTGAGGGTGCTGTTCTCCAAGGGCCCCTTCATCTCCGTCTTTGCCAGCGACCCTCACATCATCATCAAGGCCATCAACCAGAACCTGAACAGCGTGCTGCGCGACTCCAACATCAACGGTCACGACTACATGCGCAACATCGTGCACCTGCCCGTCTTCCTCAACAGCCGCGGCCTCAGCAGCGCCAAGAAGATGTGCGCGCCCGCCCCGGCTAACGGAGACGCCGGCAACCCCGAGG GTTGGCACGAGGAACTGGACAGGAAGCTCTCCCAGCACAGTCTGGGCGAACTCTCCAAGCTGGGCAGTAAGACGACGCTGAATCGCAGG GACACATACCGACGCCGTCAGATGCAGAGATCGGTCACGCGTCAGATGTCCTTCGACCTGACCAAGTTGCTGGTCACCGAGGACTGGTTCAGCGATATCAGCCCTCAGACCATGAGAAGGCTGCTCAACATCGTGTCCGTCACGG GCCGTCTGCTACGGGCCAATCAGATCACCTTCAACTGGGACCGGCTGGCGTCCTGGATCAACCTGACGGAGCAGTGGCCCTACCGCACCTCCTGGCTCATCCTGCACCTGGAGGAGACAGATGGGATCCCTGAGCAAGCCTCACTCAAGACCATCTACGAGAG GATTTCCAAGAACATTCCCACCACTAAAGACGTGGAGCCCTTGTTGGAGATCGACGGAGACGTGCGGAGCTTCGAGGTGTTCCTGTCCTCACGCACCCCGGTGCTGGCCGCCCGGGACATCCGCACCTTCCTGCCCTGCACGGTCAACCTGGACCCCAAGCTCAGAGAGATCATAGCAG ACGTGCGTGCGGCTCGCGAGCAGATGAACGTGGGCGGGGTCACCTACCCCACGCTGCCCCTgcaggactccgccccccgCCCCACCTCCATCTACAGCCAGCAGTCGTCCGCCTGCTCGCCCACCGCCTCCTACAACGGGCCGTACAACCCCACCGGCGTGTCGCCCCAGCCCCACAGCGCCTACTACAGCGGCATGGCCGGACCCCAGCACCCCTTCTACAACAGG CCCTACTTCCCCCACCACGTTTACCTGCTGCCACGGCAGTACGCCGGCAGCTCCGCCCACGTCCACGCCCACCTCCCCGCCCACCTCCCCGCACCTCCACGCCCACTCATTAAAGCGGCCTGTCCCAGGGAGCCTAGCGCTGCAACC TTTAAGGTAGCGCctttgaaaaagaagaag GGCGCAGCCTCTGTGATGTCGGGTACACCATCTGTGCTGCTCAGCTCCATGAACACAGATATGGTGTGTGAGCGCGTCAAAGCGATAGAAGGCATCGACCAGGGCATGCTGGCCCAGTACACCGCCACCATCAAGAAG GCCAATGTGAATGGCCGAGTTTTGTCCCAGTGTAACCTGGACGAGCTGAAGAAGGAGATGACCATGAACTTTGGAGACTGGCAACTCTTCAGAGCATCA GTGATGGACATGCGTCACATGGAGAGCCAGGTGCTGCACGAAGAGGCTCCCAGCGAGCAAGGCAGCGTCATGGTGGGCCACAGCGAACCCGGCCGGCACCGCGGGGCTCCGGGCCACAGCGGACCCGCTAATGCCGATACCTCCCCCATGTACAACTTCAACCTGAGCTTCGAGGAGCTCTCCACCGTGGGCCTGGATGAGCCTCACAGGCAGGCCAACCCGCCGTGGATG GGCACCACCCACCGCACCCCCAGCATGTCCAGCCTGAACTCGCAGGAGTCTTCCAACGACATCTGCAAACTCACCGACAAGCAGCAGGCGGAGTACCGAAACGCCTACCAGGAGTACATCGCCTCCATGGCGGGTATGGAGGCGGCGGGCGGCGGGGCGGACAAGCCCGTCCAGCCCCACCCGGGCCAGTTCATGCACTCCGGTTCCGAGGACAAGAACAAGGACGGAGGGGACCAGGACGGACGCAAGTCCTTCTCCAAGAGGGGCGGAGGGAAGCCGGCGCCGGACGCGACCGATTACGCCTCGGCCGAGGGAGCCACCCTGGACCCCATCAGCGAGGAGGACGAGAAGGTCGACCATAGCTCCTCCAAGACCTTGCTGAGACGAAAGACCTCCGGAGAGAAGGCGGGTCTCTTCCAGAATGCAGACCTGAAGCTGAAGGCCGCAGGGAGTCTGCGATACCAGAAGCTGACCAGCGACGACGAAGAGTCGGAGGAGTCCGACAACGGCCCGCTGCTCAAGGACACGAAGAAGGCGGAGCCCAGACTGGTCGAGGGTGAAGACCGAGCTTTGGCCAAAGGTAAAGAGTACCTGTCGGACAGCATGCTGGACAAGAAGGACTCGTCCGATTCGGGCGTGCGCTCCAACGAGAGCTCGCCCAACCACTCCCTGCAAGACGAGGAGGCCGACTTGTCTCAGTCAGAGAGGACCAACCTCATCGAGCTGGACGAGGAGAACCTGGCCCGCAAGAGAGGCCTTCCCAGCAGCCTGAGCGGTCTCCAGGACCCAGCGGTCGCACGCATGTCCATCTGCTCCGAAGACCAGTGCAGCCTCCTGGCCAGCAGCCCCGAGGAGAGCTGGCCTTCCTCCAGGAGTTACAACCTCAACCGCACCCCCAGCAACAACACCCTCAACAACAACACCAACGCGCTGCAGGCCAACCGCCCGCGCCAGCCCGCCGACGGCTCCACCGCCCCCTCCAACACCGCCGGCGGCGAGGTCATCGTACCTCCTGCTTCCGGCACCAACGCCTCCACCGCGCAGAACGAGAACGTCCGCGTGGTGCACCTGAAGAGGGGCCCGAACCCGGGAGACCCGCCTGAGATCTGTGCTGTGACCTCCGACACGGTCACCTTCGGCGAGGAGCGCGAGAGCATCCTGTGA